The Montipora capricornis isolate CH-2021 chromosome 3, ASM3666992v2, whole genome shotgun sequence genome window below encodes:
- the LOC138043460 gene encoding BCL2/adenovirus E1B 19 kDa protein-interacting protein 3-like: MASTVNGGSHSSSESLNGSWVKLDGSYRNGSGVQNSPVISEDGGMEDLLLEAVEEHKNASSDEKSPLGSPNQGLLGTAESVLPQEQNTDWIWEWSSRIEAQPQKEWKMKHPVAKKPKPRGTPLSIRGTKVMKRSGDLMNINFYIVVPAIVVSHLIAFGVGVYVGRRMVQVDVL; encoded by the exons ATGGCAAGTACTGTTAACGGAGGAAGCCATAGTTCCTCGGAGTCACTGAATG GATCGTGGGTGAAGCTAGATGGATCATACAGAAACGGCAGTGGAGTGCAGAATTCTCCGGTGATTTCAGAGGACGGGGGAATGGAAGATTTGCTGCTTGAAGCAGTTGAGGAACACAAAAATGCTTCAAG TGACGAAAAAAGCCCGCTTGGATCTCCGAATCAAGGTTTGTTAGGCACG GCTGAGAGTGTATTGCCCCAGGAACAAAACACTGACTGGATTTGGGAGTGGTCAAGCCGGATTGAGGCACAACCTCAAAA GGAATGGAAGATGAAGCATCCGGTGGctaaaaagcccaaacccagaGGTACACCATTGAGCATTCGAGGCACAAAAGTTATGAAAAG GAGTGGAGACCTGATGAACATCAACTTTTACATTGTTGTACCAGCTATTGTGGTGTCCCATCTCATTGCATTTGGAGTTGG AGTCTATGTGGGTCGACGCATGGTTCAAGTTGATGTATTATGA
- the LOC138043459 gene encoding sideroflexin-2-like, with product MSTELALPGQVNLGIPRWDQSTFWGRFKHFFAITDWRKALYTNKELDEAKELVETYEQGKTSRVTVDELWHAKHLVDSAFHPDTGERMNFMGRMSFQVPGGMAITGAMLQWYRTVPAVVFWQWINQSFNALVNYTNRNAKSTITGKQIGIAYVSATSSAVAVSVGLNTLVKTAPPLLARWVPFIAVAAANCVNIPLTRQREIIDGIVVFDENNNPVGKSKKAAVKGITQVVISRVTMAAPGMIVIPIIMEKIEKYHFMQRIKPMHGPLQMLLCGVSLCFMVPAACSIFPQKCSMSVDKLEPEAQEAIRKQHPGIKAVYFNKGL from the exons ATGTCTACAGAATTAGCATTACCAGGACAGGTCAACTTGGGTATACCAAGATGGGATCAGTCAACTTTCTGGGGAAGATTTAAACACTTCTTTGCGATAACAGACTGGAGGAAAGCTCTTTACACTAACAAGGAGCTTGATGAAGCAAAAGAACTTGTGGAGACTTATGA ACAAGGAAAAACATCCAGGGTGACTGTTGATGAACTTTGGCATGCAAAGCATCTGGTCGACTCTGCATTTCATCCTGATACTGGGGAGCGAATGAACTTCATGGGCCGTATGTCCTTTCAGGTCCCCGGGGGTATGGCAATAACAGGAGCAATGCTTCAATGGTACAG GACTGTTCCAGCAGTAGTGTTTTGGCAATGGATCAACCAGTCATTCAATGCTTTAGTCAACTATACCAACAGAAATGCTAAATCAACTATCACAGGGAA ACAGATTGGGATCGCTTATGTATCAGCAACGTCAAGCGCAGTGGCTGTTTCAGTGGGTTTGAATACTCTTGTGAAG aCTGCTCCTCCTCTTTTAGCTCGTTGGGTTCCTTTCATTGCAGTTGCAGCAGCTAACTGTGTTAATATTCCCCTCACAAGACAGAG AGAAATTATTGATGGTATTGTTGTGTTTGATGAAaataataatcctgtgggaaaATCGAAAAAGGCAGCTGTAAAAGGAATAACACAAGTTGTGATCTCCAGAGTTACAATGGCTGCACCAGGAATGA TTGTTATACCTATTATAAtggaaaaaatagaaaaatatcaCTTTATGCAG CGGATTAAACCAATGCATGGACCTCTTCAAATGCTTCTCTGTGGTGTGAG tTTGTGCTTTATGGTACCCGCTGCATGTTCAATTTTCCCTCAAAAATG CTCAATGTCAGTGGATAAACTTGAACCTGAGGCACAAGAGGCCATTAGAAAACAACACCCAGGAATTAAAGCAGTGTATTTTAATAAGGGACTTTAA